The Serratia rhizosphaerae genome has a segment encoding these proteins:
- the nei gene encoding endonuclease VIII has translation MPEGPEIRRAADTLAAAILNQPLRDVWFAFPQLQHYQTELIGERVTAIETRGKALLTHFSNGLTMYSHNQLYGVWKVAAAGETPATKRDLRVRLETAQQAILLYSASDITLGPRGEIEQHPFLQRIGPDVLDERLTAQQVAERLLSPPFRRRQLGGMLLDQAFLAGLGNYLRAEILWQAQLAPQHRPQDLTPEALQRLAQALLAVPRLSYHTRGQVNDDRHHGALFSFKVFHRSGEPCPRCGAMIEKTMLSSRPFYFCPVCQR, from the coding sequence ATGCCAGAAGGACCGGAAATACGTCGGGCGGCGGACACGCTGGCGGCGGCGATTCTCAATCAGCCGTTGCGTGATGTCTGGTTCGCCTTCCCCCAGTTGCAGCACTATCAGACCGAGCTGATCGGCGAGCGGGTGACCGCCATTGAGACGCGCGGCAAGGCGTTGCTGACCCATTTTTCCAACGGACTGACGATGTACAGCCATAACCAGTTGTACGGCGTGTGGAAAGTGGCGGCGGCGGGGGAAACGCCGGCCACCAAACGTGATTTACGCGTGCGGCTGGAGACGGCGCAGCAGGCGATTTTGCTGTACAGCGCCTCGGACATCACCCTGGGGCCGCGCGGCGAGATTGAGCAGCATCCCTTTTTACAACGTATCGGGCCTGACGTGCTGGATGAACGACTGACGGCGCAGCAGGTGGCGGAACGGCTGCTGTCGCCGCCGTTCCGCCGGCGTCAGCTGGGGGGCATGCTGCTGGATCAGGCCTTTCTGGCCGGGCTGGGCAACTATCTGCGGGCGGAAATTCTCTGGCAGGCGCAGCTGGCGCCGCAGCACCGGCCGCAGGATTTGACGCCGGAGGCGCTGCAGCGGTTGGCGCAGGCGCTGCTGGCGGTTCCGCGTCTCTCTTACCACACGCGCGGACAGGTGAATGACGATCGTCACCACGGCGCGTTGTTCAGTTTTAAGGTGTTCCACCGCAGCGGCGAGCCGTGCCCGCGCTGCGGCGCGATGATTGAAAAAACGATGCTGTCGTCGCGGCCGTTTTATTTCTGTCCGGTCTGCCAGCGTTAG
- the pcp gene encoding pyroglutamyl-peptidase I: protein MQHTVLITGFEPFDGEHVNPSWEVVKQLNDMALGGVRVVARQLPCVFGEALDVLNAAIDELAPQMVLAVGQAGGRCDISLERVAININDARIPDNQGQQPIDEPIVADGPAAYFSTLPIKAVVDSMREAGIPASVSQTAGTYVCNHVMYGLLHRLRGQPAIKGGFIHIPYLPEQAAAHPGQPSMAAGTVLFALELAISVALQVEHDLKVSGGATH from the coding sequence ATGCAACATACAGTATTGATTACCGGTTTCGAGCCGTTTGACGGTGAGCATGTCAATCCTTCCTGGGAAGTGGTGAAGCAGCTTAATGATATGGCGCTGGGCGGCGTGCGCGTGGTGGCGCGCCAGCTGCCGTGCGTATTCGGCGAAGCGTTGGATGTGCTGAATGCGGCGATTGATGAACTGGCGCCGCAGATGGTGTTGGCGGTCGGCCAGGCCGGCGGACGCTGCGATATTTCGCTGGAGCGGGTGGCGATCAATATCAATGATGCGCGCATTCCGGATAATCAGGGGCAGCAGCCGATCGATGAACCGATCGTCGCCGACGGGCCGGCGGCCTATTTCAGCACGCTGCCGATCAAGGCGGTGGTCGACAGTATGCGCGAGGCCGGCATTCCGGCCTCGGTATCGCAAACCGCCGGCACCTATGTGTGCAATCACGTGATGTACGGCCTGCTGCACCGGCTGCGCGGCCAGCCGGCGATCAAGGGCGGGTTTATTCATATTCCCTACCTGCCGGAACAGGCGGCGGCGCATCCGGGCCAGCCGAGCATGGCGGCCGGCACCGTGCTGTTTGCGCTGGAGCTGGCGATCTCCGTCGCCCTGCAGGTGGAGCACGATCTGAAAGTGTCGGGCGGCGCCACGCACTAA
- a CDS encoding DUF979 domain-containing protein: MNFQLQYLYWLAGIILLIVAVMSLRDRANPRRFTTGLFWGLYGLVFMVGDWTYDLFGAGEEARRLLHIVIGALVVLMALIAGLGGVRLGSYHQRTQQQREESAKRLGNRLFVPALAIPVVTVIGVLLFNNIPALQSAVFGPGNHSTLITLFSMAAGVILGGVIAVKMTHERVAQPLQEARRLLDSIGCAFILPQILAMLGLLFTSAGVGTAIAHLTQEYLAVDNRFIAVAVYAVGMALLTMVMGNAFAAFPIITAGVGIPILVLQHGGNPAVMAAIGMFSGYCGTLMTPMAANFNIVPAALLELPDRNAVIKVQVPTGVLLLTVNVFLLYFLMFL; this comes from the coding sequence ATGAACTTCCAACTGCAATATCTCTACTGGCTGGCCGGGATTATCCTGCTGATTGTCGCCGTGATGTCGCTGCGCGACCGCGCCAACCCGCGTCGTTTTACCACCGGCTTATTCTGGGGACTGTATGGCCTGGTGTTTATGGTCGGCGACTGGACCTATGATCTGTTCGGCGCCGGCGAAGAAGCCCGGCGACTGCTGCATATCGTCATCGGCGCGCTGGTGGTGCTGATGGCGCTGATTGCCGGCCTCGGCGGGGTGCGTCTGGGCAGTTACCATCAGCGCACGCAGCAGCAGCGCGAAGAGAGCGCCAAACGCCTCGGCAACCGGCTGTTTGTACCGGCGCTGGCGATCCCGGTAGTGACGGTGATCGGGGTGCTGCTGTTCAACAATATTCCGGCGCTGCAAAGCGCGGTGTTTGGTCCCGGCAACCACTCAACACTGATTACGCTGTTCTCGATGGCGGCGGGGGTGATCCTCGGCGGCGTTATTGCGGTGAAAATGACCCATGAACGCGTGGCGCAGCCGCTGCAGGAAGCGCGCCGGCTGCTGGATTCCATCGGCTGTGCGTTTATTTTGCCGCAGATCCTCGCCATGCTGGGGCTGCTGTTTACCAGCGCCGGGGTAGGCACGGCGATAGCGCACCTGACGCAGGAATACCTGGCGGTGGATAACCGTTTTATCGCCGTGGCGGTCTACGCGGTCGGTATGGCGCTGCTGACCATGGTGATGGGCAACGCGTTCGCCGCATTCCCGATTATCACCGCCGGCGTCGGCATTCCGATTCTGGTGCTGCAGCACGGCGGCAACCCGGCGGTGATGGCGGCCATCGGGATGTTCTCCGGCTACTGCGGCACGCTGATGACGCCGATGGCGGCCAACTTTAATATCGTACCGGCGGCGCTGCTGGAGCTGCCGGACAGAAATGCGGTGATTAAGGTGCAGGTGCCGACCGGCGTCCTGTTGCTGACGGTGAACGTATTTCTGCTCTATTTCCTGATGTTCCTGTAG
- a CDS encoding DUF969 domain-containing protein → MDQVVNYWPLIGIAVIVVGFILRFNPVLVVIVAGLATGLAAMMPLTEILERMGEGFLNTRNLSLILLLPLAVIGTLERHGLKERAQAWIARIKSATAGRLLIVYLFVREITAAMGLTSLGGHPQMVRPLLAPMAEGATENRYGELPERVRYRLRAMSAATDNVGLFFGEDIFVAFGAIIFMHNFMLESGGIQTEPLHIALWGIPTAIFAFLIHAFRLYRMDKRLSAELAQLNQAALQAKGEAQ, encoded by the coding sequence ATGGATCAGGTTGTTAATTACTGGCCGCTGATCGGCATTGCCGTGATCGTGGTCGGTTTTATTCTGCGTTTTAATCCGGTGCTGGTGGTGATCGTTGCCGGCCTGGCTACCGGGCTGGCGGCGATGATGCCGCTGACGGAAATACTGGAAAGGATGGGCGAAGGGTTTCTCAACACCCGTAACCTGTCGCTGATCCTGCTGCTGCCGCTGGCGGTGATCGGCACGCTGGAGCGCCACGGGCTGAAAGAGCGGGCGCAGGCCTGGATCGCCAGGATCAAAAGCGCCACCGCTGGCCGTCTGCTGATCGTCTACCTGTTTGTGCGTGAAATTACCGCGGCGATGGGGCTGACCAGCCTGGGAGGCCACCCGCAGATGGTGCGTCCGCTGCTGGCGCCGATGGCCGAAGGGGCGACGGAAAACCGCTATGGTGAACTGCCGGAGCGCGTGCGCTACCGCCTGCGCGCCATGTCGGCGGCGACCGATAATGTCGGGCTGTTTTTCGGCGAGGATATTTTCGTCGCCTTCGGCGCGATTATTTTTATGCATAACTTTATGCTGGAGTCCGGCGGCATTCAGACCGAACCGCTGCATATCGCGCTGTGGGGCATACCGACGGCGATTTTCGCCTTCCTGATCCACGCCTTCCGTCTGTATCGCATGGATAAGCGGCTCAGTGCCGAGCTGGCGCAGCTTAATCAGGCTGCGCTGCAGGCCAAAGGAGAGGCGCAATGA
- the pxpA gene encoding 5-oxoprolinase subunit PxpA, translated as MIVDLNADLGEGCVNDQALLQLVSSANIACGFHAGDAQTMRQSVRWALQYGVAIGAHPSFPDRENFGRTRMQLPAETVYAQVVYQLGALAAIARTEGGAMVHVKPHGMLYNQAAVEPALADAIARAVKDVDPALRLVGLAGSELIRAGERLGLTTRQEVFADRGYLADGTLVPRGQNGALIEDEQQALQQTLEMVRHHRVRSIDGKWAAVQAETVCLHGDGEHALEYARKLRASFAEQGISVSAE; from the coding sequence ATGATCGTTGATTTAAATGCCGATCTGGGGGAAGGCTGCGTTAACGACCAGGCGCTGCTGCAGCTGGTCAGCTCGGCCAATATCGCCTGCGGTTTCCACGCCGGCGACGCGCAGACCATGCGCCAGTCGGTGCGCTGGGCGCTGCAGTATGGCGTGGCGATTGGCGCGCATCCCAGCTTTCCTGACCGGGAAAACTTTGGCCGTACACGTATGCAACTGCCGGCGGAAACCGTCTATGCGCAGGTGGTGTATCAGCTGGGGGCGCTGGCCGCGATCGCCCGGACGGAGGGCGGGGCGATGGTGCATGTGAAGCCGCACGGCATGCTGTACAACCAGGCGGCGGTGGAGCCGGCATTGGCGGACGCGATCGCCCGGGCGGTCAAGGATGTCGATCCGGCGCTGCGGCTGGTGGGGCTGGCGGGCAGTGAGCTGATCCGCGCCGGGGAGCGCCTGGGGCTGACGACCCGGCAGGAAGTGTTTGCCGATCGCGGCTATCTGGCCGATGGCACGCTGGTGCCGCGCGGGCAAAACGGAGCGCTGATTGAAGACGAACAGCAGGCGCTGCAACAAACGCTGGAAATGGTGCGCCATCATCGGGTGCGCAGCATTGACGGCAAATGGGCCGCGGTGCAGGCGGAAACTGTCTGTCTGCACGGCGACGGCGAGCATGCGCTGGAGTATGCCCGCAAACTGCGCGCCAGCTTTGCCGAACAGGGCATCAGCGTCAGCGCAGAATAA
- the pxpC gene encoding 5-oxoprolinase subunit PxpC, with product MLKVLRAGIYTTVQDLGRNGFRSLGVSQGGALDTPALKIANLLVGNRADSAGLEITLGQFSAEFTQPGWIALTGAGCDALLDGKPLWTGWRYPVKKGQQLVLDKPRHGMRSYLAIAGGIAVPEVLGSRSTDLRTGFGGLAGRKLQDGDQLPLGESENLPSKPFGVKQLLFNNRIRALPGPEYQEFSAAAREAFWRTAWQLSPQSNRMGYRLQGSAELTRATTREMLSHGLQPGVVQVPHNGQPIVLMADAQTTGGYPRIACVIEADLYHLAQIRLGEPVHFIPCSLEDAQRAKKEQDLFIQQIAWGLHDR from the coding sequence ATGTTAAAAGTATTGCGTGCCGGCATCTATACCACGGTACAGGATCTGGGGCGAAACGGCTTCCGCAGCCTGGGCGTCAGCCAGGGCGGAGCGCTGGATACGCCGGCGCTGAAAATCGCCAACCTGCTGGTGGGCAACCGTGCGGACAGCGCCGGGCTGGAGATTACGCTGGGGCAGTTCAGCGCTGAATTTACGCAGCCTGGCTGGATCGCGCTGACCGGCGCCGGCTGCGACGCGCTGCTGGACGGCAAACCGCTGTGGACCGGCTGGCGTTATCCGGTGAAAAAGGGCCAGCAGCTGGTGCTGGATAAGCCCAGACACGGCATGCGCAGCTATCTGGCGATCGCCGGTGGCATTGCGGTGCCGGAGGTGCTGGGTTCGCGCAGCACCGATCTGAGAACCGGTTTTGGCGGTCTGGCAGGGCGAAAACTGCAGGACGGCGACCAATTGCCGCTGGGGGAGAGCGAGAACCTGCCGAGCAAGCCGTTCGGCGTCAAGCAGCTGCTGTTTAATAACCGCATCCGTGCGCTGCCGGGGCCGGAGTATCAGGAGTTCAGCGCGGCAGCACGGGAGGCGTTCTGGCGTACGGCGTGGCAGCTGAGCCCGCAGAGTAACCGTATGGGCTACCGCCTGCAGGGCAGCGCGGAGTTAACGCGCGCCACCACGCGGGAAATGCTGTCGCACGGCCTGCAGCCGGGCGTGGTGCAGGTGCCGCATAACGGCCAGCCGATCGTCCTGATGGCGGATGCGCAGACCACCGGCGGCTACCCGCGCATTGCCTGTGTGATCGAAGCCGATCTCTATCATTTGGCGCAGATCCGTCTGGGGGAGCCGGTGCACTTTATTCCCTGTTCTCTGGAAGACGCGCAGCGCGCCAAAAAGGAGCAGGATCTGTTTATCCAACAAATTGCCTGGGGGCTACATGATCGTTGA
- the pxpB gene encoding 5-oxoprolinase subunit PxpB, with product MQRAQYYLLGERAIVLELAPPVTLPSQQRIWALAEKFAHHPHVQEVVPGMNNLTLLLQTPQADIAALLELLRQGWESSETLVPQAREVAIPVIYGGEMGPDLDEVARHTGMTPQQVVECHAAAAYVVYFLGFQPGFPYLGGMPEQLTAPRRAEPRLSVPAGSVGIGGSQTGIYPQAAPGGWQLIGRTPLALFNPQDTPPTLLRPGDSVRFVPQREGVC from the coding sequence GTGCAACGCGCACAATATTACCTATTGGGTGAAAGGGCGATCGTGCTTGAATTGGCACCGCCGGTGACGCTGCCCAGTCAGCAGCGGATCTGGGCGTTGGCAGAAAAATTTGCCCATCACCCACATGTACAGGAAGTGGTGCCGGGTATGAATAACCTGACGCTGTTGCTACAGACGCCACAGGCGGATATCGCCGCGCTGCTGGAGTTGCTGCGGCAGGGTTGGGAGAGCAGTGAAACGCTGGTGCCGCAGGCGCGGGAAGTGGCGATTCCGGTGATTTACGGCGGGGAGATGGGGCCGGATCTGGATGAGGTGGCGCGCCATACCGGCATGACGCCGCAGCAGGTGGTGGAGTGCCACGCCGCAGCGGCGTATGTGGTGTATTTCCTCGGTTTTCAGCCGGGTTTTCCTTATCTCGGCGGTATGCCGGAGCAGCTGACGGCGCCGCGCCGGGCGGAACCGCGCCTGAGCGTGCCCGCCGGTTCGGTCGGCATCGGCGGCAGCCAGACGGGCATCTATCCGCAGGCTGCGCCGGGCGGCTGGCAGCTGATCGGCCGTACGCCGCTGGCGCTGTTTAATCCGCAGGACACGCCGCCGACGCTGCTGCGTCCGGGAGACAGCGTGCGTTTTGTGCCGCAGCGGGAGGGCGTATGTTAA
- a CDS encoding type 2 GTP cyclohydrolase I, protein MHNLDLESLINNVLNSAAFQDYAPNGLQVEGRENVQRVVTGVTACQALLDAAVEHQADAILVHHGYFWKNEAPVVRGMKRNRLKTLLGNDINLYGYHLPLDAHPLLGNNAQLAQLLDIRVLGEVEPLVPHGEFEQPLSGAELQQRLEARLGRPVLHCGDNAPAEIRRVAWCTGGGQGFIDSAARFGVDAFISGEVSEQTIHSAREMGIHFFAAGHHATERGGVKALGEWLAEHHGLDVTFIDIPNPA, encoded by the coding sequence ATGCATAACCTCGATCTGGAAAGCTTGATAAACAATGTACTTAACAGCGCCGCGTTTCAGGACTATGCGCCAAATGGCCTACAGGTCGAAGGACGGGAAAACGTACAGCGCGTCGTCACCGGCGTGACCGCCTGCCAGGCATTGCTGGATGCGGCCGTGGAACACCAGGCCGACGCCATTTTGGTGCATCACGGCTATTTCTGGAAGAACGAGGCGCCGGTGGTGCGCGGTATGAAGCGTAACCGGCTGAAGACGCTGCTGGGCAATGATATCAATCTGTACGGCTACCACCTGCCGCTGGATGCGCATCCGCTGCTGGGCAATAACGCCCAACTGGCGCAGCTGCTGGATATCCGCGTGCTCGGTGAGGTTGAGCCGCTGGTGCCGCATGGCGAATTTGAACAGCCGCTCAGCGGCGCAGAGCTGCAGCAGCGTCTTGAAGCGCGTCTGGGACGTCCGGTTCTGCACTGCGGCGACAATGCGCCGGCGGAAATCCGTCGCGTTGCCTGGTGCACCGGCGGCGGTCAGGGCTTTATCGACAGCGCCGCGCGTTTTGGCGTCGACGCCTTTATCAGCGGCGAAGTGTCTGAGCAGACCATTCATAGCGCACGTGAAATGGGCATTCACTTTTTCGCCGCCGGGCATCACGCCACCGAGCGCGGCGGCGTCAAGGCGCTGGGCGAGTGGCTGGCCGAACACCATGGCCTTGATGTGACCTTTATCGATATCCCGAATCCCGCCTGA
- a CDS encoding MBL fold metallo-hydrolase — protein sequence MLKKILAVCLSGYSALALAGFDVVALGVDGGVSDGNLTSYLIRSDSQTQYVALDAGSLLPGIGKGLEKGSFPQVTPEAAAPYTPQGHIFRRLIGAYFISHAHLDHLAGLVIASPEDGKKTVYASNDTVLTLRNHYFNWKSWPNFSDSGNGQRLGTYRLQPVREQQRFTFGTTGLSGVMYPLSHAGYHSSMVLLADRTGAFAYFGDTGPDALEQSRQLDSVWRALGPLVASKKLKGMIIETSYPNEVSDSKLYGHLTPTWLLKELKNLQKYSGGDGSLAGLPIVISHIKPSLQQGEDRRAMIQQQLEQANDLGVKFIFMAQGDRQQF from the coding sequence ATGTTGAAGAAAATACTGGCCGTCTGTCTGAGCGGCTATTCGGCGCTGGCGCTGGCCGGGTTTGATGTGGTGGCGTTGGGCGTCGACGGCGGCGTCAGCGATGGCAACCTGACCTCTTATCTTATCCGCAGCGACAGTCAGACGCAGTACGTGGCATTGGACGCCGGCTCGCTGCTGCCCGGCATCGGCAAGGGGCTGGAAAAAGGCAGTTTTCCGCAGGTGACGCCGGAAGCGGCGGCGCCGTATACGCCGCAGGGCCATATTTTCCGGCGGCTGATTGGCGCCTATTTTATCAGCCATGCGCATCTTGACCATCTGGCCGGGCTGGTTATCGCGTCGCCGGAAGACGGTAAAAAAACGGTGTATGCCTCGAATGATACGGTACTGACGCTGCGCAACCACTATTTCAACTGGAAGAGCTGGCCGAACTTCAGCGACTCCGGCAACGGCCAGCGGCTTGGCACCTACCGGCTGCAGCCGGTGCGTGAACAGCAGCGCTTCACCTTCGGCACCACCGGGCTGAGCGGGGTGATGTATCCGCTCAGCCACGCGGGTTATCACTCTTCGATGGTGCTGCTTGCCGATCGCACGGGCGCTTTCGCCTACTTTGGCGATACCGGGCCGGACGCGCTGGAACAGTCGCGCCAGCTGGACAGCGTCTGGCGGGCGCTGGGGCCGCTGGTCGCCAGTAAAAAGCTGAAGGGCATGATTATTGAAACCTCTTACCCCAATGAGGTGTCAGACAGCAAACTCTATGGCCATCTCACCCCGACCTGGCTGCTGAAAGAGCTGAAAAATCTGCAAAAATACAGCGGTGGCGACGGTTCGCTGGCGGGACTGCCGATCGTTATCAGCCACATTAAACCGAGCCTGCAGCAGGGCGAAGACCGGCGTGCGATGATTCAGCAACAGCTGGAGCAGGCCAACGATCTGGGTGTTAAATTTATTTTTATGGCGCAGGGCGATCGCCAACAGTTTTAA
- the phrB gene encoding deoxyribodipyrimidine photo-lyase: protein MTTHLVWLRNDLRITDNKALHAACSDPQAQVVALFIATPQQWRQHEMAPRQAAFIYANLLPLQSQLAQRGIPLVVHQCDDFADSVRWLTDYCRTTGVDALFYNRQYELNERRRDRQVETALADTLTCHAFDDALLLPPGSVQTGKGEMYQVYTPFRKAFLQRLYSADVRSLPAPAVRASGAISPPAPPVPFVDPDAAWDAAAFPPGEEHALRRLRTFCLEQVQDYRQQRDFPALDATSGLSPYLAIGVLSPRQCVNRLRLTCPDLLEQPDGGAFTWLNELVWREFYRHLLVAYPALCRHRPFIGWTEAVRWNPDAGALQAWQQGRTGYPIVDAAMRQLNNTGWMHNRLRMIVASFLVKDLLIDWRAGERYFMRQLLDGDFAANNGGWQWAASTGTDAAPYFRIFNPTTQGERFDPQGAFIRKWLPELADVPDNELHHPHRWAEKQGIALAYPPPIVDHRQARLTTLAAFEAAKRGGD, encoded by the coding sequence ATGACCACCCATTTGGTCTGGCTGCGCAATGATTTGCGCATCACGGACAACAAGGCATTGCACGCCGCCTGCAGCGATCCGCAGGCGCAGGTGGTGGCGCTGTTTATCGCCACGCCGCAACAGTGGCGGCAGCACGAGATGGCGCCGCGGCAGGCGGCCTTTATTTACGCCAACCTGCTGCCGCTACAGTCGCAGCTGGCGCAGCGCGGTATTCCGCTGGTGGTGCATCAGTGCGATGATTTTGCCGACTCGGTGCGCTGGCTTACGGACTATTGCCGCACCACCGGCGTCGATGCGCTGTTTTACAACCGGCAGTATGAACTGAATGAGCGGCGGCGTGACCGGCAGGTTGAAACCGCGCTGGCGGATACGCTGACCTGTCACGCGTTTGATGACGCGCTGTTGCTGCCGCCGGGCAGCGTGCAGACCGGCAAAGGCGAGATGTATCAGGTCTATACGCCGTTTCGTAAGGCGTTTTTGCAGCGTCTGTACAGCGCCGATGTACGCTCCCTGCCGGCGCCAGCGGTGCGTGCGAGCGGTGCGATTTCGCCGCCGGCGCCGCCGGTTCCGTTTGTTGATCCTGATGCCGCATGGGATGCGGCGGCATTCCCGCCGGGTGAGGAACACGCCTTGCGCCGGCTGCGCACTTTTTGCCTCGAGCAGGTGCAGGACTACCGGCAGCAGCGCGACTTTCCGGCGCTGGACGCCACCAGCGGCCTGTCGCCGTATCTGGCGATAGGCGTGTTATCGCCGCGTCAGTGCGTCAATCGCCTGCGGCTGACCTGCCCTGACCTGCTGGAGCAGCCGGACGGCGGCGCGTTTACCTGGCTGAATGAGTTAGTCTGGCGTGAATTTTACCGCCATCTGCTGGTGGCTTATCCGGCCCTGTGCCGCCATCGCCCCTTTATCGGCTGGACGGAGGCCGTTCGCTGGAATCCGGACGCCGGGGCGCTACAGGCCTGGCAGCAGGGGCGCACCGGCTACCCGATTGTCGATGCGGCCATGCGGCAACTGAATAACACCGGATGGATGCATAACCGTTTACGGATGATCGTGGCCAGTTTTTTGGTGAAGGATCTGCTGATCGACTGGCGAGCCGGCGAGCGCTATTTTATGCGCCAGCTGCTGGATGGCGATTTCGCCGCCAATAACGGCGGCTGGCAGTGGGCGGCGTCGACCGGTACCGACGCGGCGCCTTATTTTCGCATCTTTAATCCGACGACGCAGGGCGAACGTTTTGATCCGCAAGGCGCTTTTATCCGTAAATGGTTGCCCGAACTGGCGGATGTACCGGACAATGAACTTCATCATCCCCACCGTTGGGCGGAAAAGCAGGGTATTGCGCTGGCGTATCCGCCGCCGATCGTCGACCACCGCCAGGCGCGGCTGACGACGCTGGCGGCGTTTGAGGCGGCGAAACGCGGAGGGGATTAA
- a CDS encoding YbfA family protein, whose product MSTYQAYSLHRILLRRGAVILAGVLALPVMLFRSDRARFYSYLHRVWSKTSDKPVWLQQAELASGDFY is encoded by the coding sequence ATGTCTACTTATCAAGCTTATTCATTGCATCGGATTCTCCTGCGCCGTGGCGCAGTGATCCTGGCCGGCGTGCTGGCCCTGCCGGTGATGCTGTTCCGCTCCGATCGCGCGCGTTTTTACAGCTATCTGCACCGCGTCTGGTCAAAAACCAGCGATAAGCCGGTCTGGCTGCAACAGGCGGAGCTGGCGTCCGGCGATTTTTACTAA
- a CDS encoding K(+)-transporting ATPase subunit F, whose product MSISVIAGTLLVLLLLGYLVYALFNAEEF is encoded by the coding sequence GTGAGTATCAGCGTTATCGCCGGCACGCTGTTGGTTCTGCTGCTGTTGGGCTATCTGGTTTACGCCCTGTTCAACGCGGAGGAGTTCTGA